The following are from one region of the Lytechinus pictus isolate F3 Inbred chromosome 4, Lp3.0, whole genome shotgun sequence genome:
- the LOC129258584 gene encoding uncharacterized protein LOC129258584 — MKRGSWILSFGTEEGKRSHGALSSNVSTLQNRYSGYGVISRYLGENKTEIMAESEVRGTEAVSDQPDQTDRDKRDISRADSVESAIDQHLKKVELQVIAATEKELSQAEVDRYKMATLINQETERDIRRLYEKRDERLRKNHQETENKRQIIVEKRFELVEQIHSLGDEIMKTANKLKIKHHDMGLSKASSSPKLHAKLAKKLSGHHHKNGGDSSSKNKQSCAGVEGLAKLVHEIAFGISFMKLEGAKVGQISGNTDRWVLEEKIEVGPMVGLPALKGAISGSEVVVEDVKTSSVYVTNIEDKTTRMVIEEKYPMFNCASHDGTVIVCGGRSGKVALYDRSWGHLRNLSLPEKFLSGAEVMCVAVDGSARILIAQYGGNTIHVFNPSGTQWIKTIEIEEMVPIHGIHVLQSGIAVHSAMYGEQVCIVDKDGKVKSNVFLEESEEKCMSILSTDPVSNALFNLTCNATSGQCVVEELCDVKSGHAKPEKILEFDAPRLANGLISGEGFSVLRPGKMVTCDGEQLLVFGKRKGLHHLRHIISESTTFNKGDRD, encoded by the coding sequence ATGAAAAGAGGAAGTTGGATTCTGAGTTTTGGGACTGAGGAAGGAAAGCGATCACACGGTGCGTTATCATCCAATGTAAGCACTCTGCAGAATCGCTATTCCGGTTATGGTGTAATTAGCCGATATTTAGGTGAAAACAAGACTGAAATCATGGCTGAAAGTGAGGTACGTGGGACAGAAGCAGTCAGTGATCAGCCTGATCAGACAGACAGAGATAAGAGAGATATAAGTCGAGCTGATTCAGTGGAGAGCGCTATTGATCAGCATTTGAAAAAAGTGGAGCTGCAAGTGATAGCTGCGACCGAAAAAGAACTCAGTCAGGCGGAGGTTGATCGATACAAAATGGCAACATTAATCAACCAGGAAACTGAGCGAGATATTCGACGATTGTACGAGAAGAGAGATGAACGACTGAGAAAGAACCACCAAGAAACTGAGAATAAACGACAAATTATTGTTGAAAAGAGATTTGAACTTGTGGAACAGATTCACAGCTTGGGTGACGAAATCATGAAAACtgcaaacaaattgaaaataaaacaccATGATATGGGATTATCGAAAGCATCATCGTCACCGAAGCTCCATGCTAAACTAGCCAAGAAGCTATCAGGACACCATCACAAGAACGGCGGAGACAGCAGCTCCAAGAATAAACAGTCGTGCGCTGGAGTTGAAGGACTTGCTAAGCTTGTTCATGAGATAGCCTTTGGAATATCTTTCATGAAGCTTGAAGGAGCGAAGGTTGGTCAGATAAGTGGCAACACGGATAGGTGGGTCTTGGAAGAGAAGATTGAGGTTGGACCGATGGTTGGACTACCAGCTCTGAAGGGCGCTATCAGCGGTTCTGAAGTCGTGGTGGAGGATGTCAAGACATCTTCTGTGTACGTCACGAACATCGAAGATAAGACAACCCGGATGGTGATTGAAGAGAAGTACCCGATGTTTAACTGCGCATCCCATGACGGTACGGTGATTGTCTGCGGCGGCAGGAGTGGCAAGGTGGCGCTCTATGACAGATCTTGGGGACACCTTCGAAACCTGAGCTTACCGGAGAAGTTCTTGAGCGGAGCTGAGGTGATGTGTGTCGCGGTGGACGGAAGCGCCAGGATCTTGATAGCTCAGTATGGAGGTAACACCATCCACGTCTTCAATCCTTCAGGTACTCAGTGGATTAAGACCATCGAGATCGAAGAGATGGTTCCGATTCATGGTATCCATGTCTTACAATCTGGAATCGCTGTACACTCTGCTATGTACGGAGAACAGGTGTGCATCGTAGACAAGGACGGGAAGGTCAAGTCTAACGTATTTCTTGAGGAATCCGAGGAGAAGTGCATGAGTATTCTATCCACTGACCCGGTGTCCAATGCCCTCTTTAACCTGACTTGTAATGCTACCAGTGGACAATGTGTGGTCGAGGAACTCTGTGACGTGAAGTCAGGTCACGCAAAACCAGAGAAGATACTTGAATTTGATGCTCCTCGACTGGCTAATGGACTTATTTCAGGAGAGGGGTTCAGTGTCTTAAGACCAGGCAAGATGGTTACGTGTGACGGGGAACAACTTCTTGTCtttggaaagagaaaagggttaCACCATCTTCGACATATAATATCGGAATCAACTACATTCAACAAAGGTGATAGAGACTGA
- the LOC129259722 gene encoding dynein axonemal assembly factor 3-like, protein MVDSLGAITFWGFSSALDLQDKDLVSRIKDVSVNDGADDAIQILLIGSGDIRHLLTTVARAWRHRKRKLKFFIIEGNLELYIRQLLLLHLILEPPKDMGLQEKTEFFLEIYGNTLIRQQVFDYIVSRSNQLLRMVTDADYLAERMPSVHLSALKFKERDQMEVILKFLRNPDLRTADIAKFWDNRLRKHLEVRYDSRKGAYDWDYSMKLGDRGKGVLNNREYAYWRETGIAFGLREADYNIQNRTLISGLIIRKGGDRIAERGYWGDVVCSPYLSYGIECEEDSFFKKSNGLYTKTSQEVAVYNILSLLHELTHKERYVMPVPKPSEEKKEESKLVEITEEDEEEEEEEKEDDGKEVEVEDGKAETETAELMSLDDVEIHYLPIGSAPDLQKKSKYKRAFDVIYFSNSMVHHLTPEMSAVFSDKATIICETARYMLELKKEQCQEFVNKVTAMAKNAGCQASNPVDSFTCSTMRFTFERKGDS, encoded by the exons ATCTGGTATCAAGAATCAAAGACGTAAGTGTAAATGATGGAGCTGATGATGCCATTCAAATCCTTCTGATTGGTAGTGGTGATATACGACATCTACTTACAACAGTAGCTAGAGCATGGAGACACAGGAAGAGAAAACTGAAG TTCTTCATCATCGAAGGAAACCTGGAGCTTTACATCCGTCAGCTCCTTCTTCTCCACCTAATCCTGGAGCCACCCAAGGATATGGGTCTGCAGGAGAAGACTGAATTCTTCCTGGAGATCTACGGCAATACTCTGATCAGGCAACAAGTCTTTGATTACATTGTATCAAGGAGCAATCAACTACTAAG GATGGTAACGGATGCTGATTACCTCGCTGAAAGAATGCCATCAGTTCATCTCTCCGCACTCAAGTTTAAAGAGAGAGACCAAATGGAAGTAATCTTGAAATTCTTGAGGAATCCTGATCTAAGGACGGCTGATATTGCAAAATTTTG GGATAACAGATTACGCAAACATCTTGAGGTACGCTATGACTCCCGCAAAGGAGCGTATGACTGGGACTACAGCATGAAGCTCGGGGACAGAGGTAAAGGTGTGTTGAATAACAGAGAGTATGCCTATTGGAGAGAGACCGGGATAGCATTTGGACTCCGTGAAGCAGATTATAACATTCAGAATAGAACATTGATTTCGGGTCTTATCATCAGAAAG ggaGGTGATCGTATAGCTGAGAGGGGATACTGGGGGGATGTAGTCTGTAGTCCATACCTCAGCTATGGCATTGAATGTGAGGAAGATAGTTTCTTCAAGAAATCAAATGGTCTGTACACTAAG ACTAGTCAAGAGGTTGCTGTGTACAATATTCTTTCACTCCTACATGAGCTGACACACAAAGAGAGATATGTGATGCCAGTCCCTAAACCATctgaagagaagaaagaagaaagtaaaCTGGTAGAAATCacagaagaagatgaagaggaggaggaagaagagaaggaagatGATGGAAAGGAGGTGGAAGTCGAAGATGGGAAAGCAGAAACTGAAACTG cTGAATTGATGTCCTTGGATGATGTTGAAATCCATTATCTACCGATTGGTTCAGCACCTGACCTTCAGAAGAAGAGCAAGTATAAGAGAGCTTTTGATGTCATCTACTTCTCAAACAG TATGGTTCATCACCTGACCCCTGAGATGTCAGCGGTGTTTTCAGACAAGGCTACTATTATCTGTGAGACAGCTAGATACATGTTAGAACTCAAAAAAGAACAATGTCAGGAGTTTGTTAACAAGGTTACAGCCATGGCCAAGAATGCTGGTTGCCAG GCATCCAACCCAGTAGATAGTTTTACATGCTCTACAATGAGGTTCACCTTTGAGAGGAAAGGAGACTCATGA